A window from Pseudomonas kribbensis encodes these proteins:
- the metX gene encoding homoserine O-succinyltransferase MetX, whose translation MPAAFPPDSVGLVTPQTAHFSEPLALACGRSLAAYDLIYETYGTLNTQASNAVLICHALSGHHHAAGYHSVDDRKPGWWDSCIGPGKPIDTNKFFVVSLNNLGGCNGSTGPSSLNPDTGKPFGADFPVLTVEDWVHSQARLADLLGIGQWAAVIGGSLGGMQALQWTITYPDRVRHCLAIASAPKLSAQNIAFNEVARQAILTDPEFHGGSFQEQGVIPKRGLMLARMVGHITYLSDDSMGEKFGRGLKSEKLNYDFHSVEFQVESYLRYQGEEFSGRFDANTYLLMTKALDYFDPAANFDDNLAKTFEGAKAKFCVMSFTTDWRFSPARSRELVDALMAARKDVSYLEIDAPQGHDAFLIPIPRYLQAFGNYMNRITV comes from the coding sequence ATGCCAGCTGCCTTTCCCCCCGATTCTGTTGGTCTGGTGACGCCGCAAACGGCGCACTTCAGCGAACCGCTGGCCCTGGCCTGCGGCCGTTCGCTGGCCGCTTATGACCTGATCTACGAAACCTACGGCACGCTGAACACGCAAGCGAGCAACGCCGTGTTGATCTGCCACGCCTTGTCCGGCCACCACCATGCCGCCGGTTATCACAGCGTCGACGACCGCAAGCCCGGTTGGTGGGACAGCTGCATCGGCCCCGGCAAACCGATCGACACCAACAAGTTCTTCGTGGTCAGCCTGAACAACCTCGGCGGCTGTAACGGCTCCACCGGCCCGAGCAGCCTCAACCCGGACACCGGCAAGCCGTTCGGCGCCGATTTCCCGGTGCTGACCGTGGAAGACTGGGTGCACAGCCAGGCACGCCTGGCCGACCTGCTCGGCATCGGCCAGTGGGCGGCAGTGATCGGCGGCAGCCTCGGCGGCATGCAGGCGCTGCAATGGACCATCACCTATCCGGATCGCGTTCGCCACTGCCTGGCCATCGCCTCGGCCCCCAAGCTGTCGGCGCAGAACATCGCCTTCAACGAAGTGGCGCGCCAGGCGATCCTCACCGACCCGGAATTCCACGGCGGCTCGTTCCAGGAACAGGGCGTGATCCCCAAGCGTGGCCTGATGCTGGCGCGGATGGTCGGGCACATCACCTACCTGTCCGACGACTCCATGGGCGAGAAATTCGGCCGTGGCCTGAAGAGCGAAAAACTCAACTACGACTTTCACAGCGTCGAGTTCCAGGTCGAAAGCTACCTGCGTTATCAGGGTGAAGAGTTCTCCGGTCGCTTCGATGCCAACACTTATCTGTTGATGACCAAGGCGCTGGATTACTTCGATCCGGCGGCTAACTTCGACGATAACCTGGCGAAAACCTTCGAAGGCGCGAAAGCCAAGTTCTGCGTGATGTCGTTCACCACCGACTGGCGCTTCTCCCCGGCCCGCTCGCGGGAACTGGTGGACGCACTGATGGCTGCACGCAAGGACGTCAGCTACCTGGAAATCGACGCGCCCCAGGGCCACGACGCCTTCCTGATTCCGATCCCGCGTTATTTGCAGGCGTTCGGCAATTACATGAACCGAATTACGGTGTGA
- a CDS encoding NINE protein, whose product MNRYQLPRVKEKDTHSKVIGYLLWIFGFTGSHRFYYGKPVTGTIWFFTFGLLGIGWLIDVFLIPAMDREADLRFAAGPIEYNVAWILLTFLGAFGVHRMYQGKWISGVVYLLTGGLFFLGVLYDFWTLNDQVSVRNAEGRGAFQ is encoded by the coding sequence ATGAACCGCTATCAGCTGCCCCGTGTGAAGGAAAAGGACACCCATAGCAAGGTGATCGGTTACCTGTTGTGGATCTTCGGTTTTACCGGGTCGCACCGCTTCTATTACGGCAAGCCGGTGACCGGCACGATCTGGTTTTTCACCTTCGGCCTGCTGGGAATTGGCTGGCTGATCGACGTGTTCCTGATCCCGGCAATGGACCGGGAAGCGGACCTGCGCTTTGCGGCGGGGCCAATCGAATACAACGTGGCGTGGATACTCCTGACGTTCCTCGGCGCGTTCGGCGTGCACCGGATGTATCAGGGCAAGTGGATCAGCGGGGTGGTCTATCTGCTGACCGGCGGGTTGTTCTTTCTGGGCGTGCTGTATGACTTCTGGACGCTGAACGATCAGGTTTCGGTGCGTAACGCCGAAGGGCGGGGCGCCTTTCAGTAA
- a CDS encoding C40 family peptidase produces the protein MRPFFKTWLTICLLMPLAAHATNREQRLPNVNGFTPKSHASAPSNKGKQTKHTTLASKGHGKLVPPMANKESSNVLSRAVNVLGTPYRWGGSSPSKGFDCSGLVKYAFNDATFDLPRTSNAMASGHGEKVERKDLKPGDLIFFNIKSRRVNHVAIYLGNDRFIHAPRRGKAVSIDTLNKPYWEQHYVVAKRVLPKEPGGKQMRVVQR, from the coding sequence ATGCGTCCATTTTTCAAGACATGGCTAACTATTTGCCTATTAATGCCACTGGCCGCCCACGCCACCAATCGTGAGCAACGTCTTCCCAACGTTAACGGTTTCACTCCCAAATCCCATGCCTCTGCTCCTTCGAACAAAGGCAAACAAACGAAACACACCACGCTCGCCAGCAAGGGTCACGGCAAGCTGGTTCCACCGATGGCGAACAAGGAAAGCAGCAACGTCCTCAGTCGCGCGGTGAACGTCCTCGGTACACCTTACCGTTGGGGCGGCAGCAGCCCGAGTAAAGGCTTCGACTGCAGCGGCCTGGTGAAATACGCGTTCAACGACGCCACGTTCGACCTGCCGCGCACCTCGAATGCCATGGCCAGCGGCCACGGCGAGAAAGTCGAGCGCAAGGATCTCAAGCCTGGCGACCTGATTTTCTTCAACATCAAGAGCCGTAGGGTCAATCACGTTGCCATCTACCTGGGCAACGACCGCTTCATACACGCGCCGCGTCGCGGCAAAGCGGTGAGCATCGATACGCTGAACAAACCGTATTGGGAACAGCATTACGTGGTTGCCAAGCGCGTGCTGCCGAAAGAACCGGGCGGCAAGCAAATGCGCGTAGTACAGCGCTGA
- a CDS encoding DUF4426 domain-containing protein: MGRLITTLLAACLSLSAMAADAIKSERQETFGDVTVHYNTFNSTYLQPDIAKAAELIRSKNQGVINVSVIKDGKPLIANVTGTVKDLTSQTVTLNFRQVTEQGAIYYIAQYPVEQQETRTFEIKVQNGDKINTINFNQELFPGE, encoded by the coding sequence ATGGGACGCCTGATTACCACGCTGCTGGCCGCCTGCCTGAGCCTGTCGGCCATGGCAGCCGATGCCATCAAGAGCGAGCGCCAGGAAACCTTCGGCGACGTGACGGTGCACTACAACACCTTCAACTCGACCTACCTGCAACCGGACATCGCCAAGGCTGCCGAGCTGATCCGCAGCAAGAATCAGGGCGTGATCAATGTCTCGGTGATCAAGGACGGCAAGCCGCTGATCGCCAATGTCACCGGCACGGTCAAAGATCTGACCAGCCAGACCGTGACCCTGAATTTCCGCCAGGTTACCGAACAGGGTGCGATCTATTACATCGCCCAGTACCCGGTGGAACAGCAGGAAACCCGCACCTTCGAAATCAAGGTGCAGAACGGTGACAAGATCAACACCATCAATTTCAACCAAGAGCTTTTCCCCGGCGAATGA
- a CDS encoding type IV pilus twitching motility protein PilT — MDITELLAFSAKQGASDLHLSAGLPPMIRVDGDVRRINLPALDHKQVHELIYDIMNDTQRVEFEKHLETDFSFEVPGVARFRVNAFNQNRGAGAVFRTIPSKVLSMEDLAMGDVFRKITDAPRGLVLVTGPTGSGKSTTLAAMIDYLNTHRHHHILTIEDPIEFVHESRKCLINQREVHRDTRSFATALRSALREDPDVILVGEMRDLETIRLALTAAETGHLVFGTLHTTSAAKTIDRVVDVFPGDEKSMVRSMLSESLLAVVSQTLIKKIGGGRVAAHEIMLGTSAIRNLIREDKVAQMYSAIQTGGSLGMQTLDMCLKDLVTKGLISREHAREKARTPDNF, encoded by the coding sequence ATGGATATCACTGAACTGCTGGCCTTCAGCGCCAAACAGGGCGCTTCCGACCTGCACCTGTCTGCCGGACTGCCGCCGATGATCCGCGTGGATGGCGATGTGCGGCGGATCAATCTGCCGGCGCTGGATCACAAACAGGTGCATGAACTGATCTACGACATCATGAACGACACCCAGCGGGTGGAGTTCGAGAAACATCTGGAAACCGACTTTTCCTTCGAAGTGCCGGGCGTGGCGCGGTTTCGGGTCAATGCCTTCAACCAGAACCGTGGCGCCGGCGCCGTGTTCCGCACCATCCCGTCGAAAGTGCTGAGCATGGAAGACCTCGCCATGGGCGATGTCTTTCGCAAGATCACCGACGCCCCGCGCGGGCTGGTGCTGGTGACCGGGCCGACCGGTTCCGGCAAATCCACTACCCTGGCGGCGATGATCGATTACCTCAACACCCACCGTCATCACCACATCCTGACCATCGAAGACCCGATCGAATTCGTTCACGAATCGCGCAAATGCCTGATCAATCAGCGTGAAGTCCATCGCGATACCCGCAGTTTTGCCACGGCACTGCGCTCGGCGCTGCGGGAAGACCCGGACGTGATCCTGGTGGGCGAGATGCGCGACCTGGAAACCATCCGCCTGGCGCTGACCGCTGCGGAAACCGGGCATCTGGTGTTCGGCACGCTGCACACCACTTCGGCGGCCAAGACCATCGACCGGGTGGTGGACGTGTTTCCGGGGGACGAGAAGTCCATGGTGCGCTCGATGTTGTCCGAGTCGTTGCTGGCCGTGGTGTCGCAGACGCTGATCAAGAAGATCGGTGGCGGCCGGGTGGCGGCGCACGAAATCATGCTGGGAACGTCGGCGATCCGGAATCTGATCCGCGAGGACAAGGTGGCGCAGATGTATTCGGCGATCCAGACCGGCGGGTCGCTGGGGATGCAGACACTCGACATGTGCCTGAAGGATCTGGTGACCAAGGGCCTGATCAGTCGCGAACACGCGCGGGAGAAGGCGCGGACGCCGGATAACTTCTAG
- the rdgB gene encoding RdgB/HAM1 family non-canonical purine NTP pyrophosphatase, translated as MMNLKQLVLASHNAGKLKELQAMLGESVQLRSIGEFSSVEPEETGLSFVENAILKARNAARISGLPALADDSGLAVDFLGGAPGIYSARYADGKGDAANNAKLLDALKDVPEAERGAQFVCVLALVRHADDPLPILCEGLWHGRILTAASGEHGFGYDPLFWVPERNVSSAELSPSDKNQISHRARAMDLLRQRLGLK; from the coding sequence ATGATGAACCTCAAGCAACTCGTACTGGCCAGCCATAACGCCGGCAAACTCAAGGAACTCCAGGCCATGCTCGGCGAATCGGTGCAATTGCGCTCGATCGGCGAGTTCAGCAGCGTGGAGCCGGAAGAAACCGGTCTGTCGTTCGTCGAGAACGCGATCCTCAAGGCCCGCAATGCCGCGCGCATCTCCGGGCTGCCGGCGCTGGCCGACGATTCGGGTCTGGCAGTGGACTTTCTCGGTGGCGCACCGGGCATCTACTCCGCGCGCTACGCCGACGGCAAGGGCGACGCGGCGAACAACGCCAAACTGCTCGACGCTTTGAAAGATGTGCCTGAAGCCGAACGTGGCGCGCAGTTCGTCTGCGTGCTGGCGCTGGTGCGTCACGCCGACGATCCGCTGCCAATCCTCTGCGAAGGCCTGTGGCACGGGCGCATCCTGACTGCCGCCAGCGGCGAACACGGTTTCGGCTATGACCCGCTGTTCTGGGTGCCGGAGCGTAACGTGTCCAGCGCCGAGCTGAGCCCGAGCGACAAGAACCAGATCAGTCACCGCGCCCGTGCAATGGATCTGCTGCGCCAGCGTCTGGGCTTGAAATGA
- the proC gene encoding pyrroline-5-carboxylate reductase, translating to MSDTRIAFIGAGNMAASLIGGLRAKGLEAAHIRASDPGEETRNRVSAEHGIETFADNAQAIDGADVVVLAVKPQAMKAVCEAIRPSLKPNQLVVSIAAGITCASMTAWLGEQPIVRCMPNTPALLRQGVSGLYATGEVSAEQRQQAEELLSAVGIALWLNEEQQLDAVTAVSGSGPAYFFLLIEAMTAAGVKLGLPKETAEQLTLQTALGAAHMAVSSDVDAAELRRRVTSPAGTTEAAIKSFQAGGFEALVEKALGAAAHRSAEMAEQLGK from the coding sequence ATGAGCGACACGCGTATTGCCTTTATCGGTGCCGGCAACATGGCCGCCAGCCTGATCGGCGGCCTGCGGGCCAAGGGTCTGGAAGCCGCACACATCCGCGCCAGCGATCCGGGCGAAGAGACCCGCAACCGGGTCAGCGCCGAGCACGGCATCGAAACCTTCGCTGACAACGCCCAGGCCATCGACGGCGCCGACGTTGTCGTGCTGGCGGTCAAGCCGCAGGCCATGAAGGCCGTGTGCGAAGCGATCCGCCCAAGCCTGAAGCCGAACCAACTGGTGGTGTCCATCGCCGCCGGCATCACCTGCGCCAGCATGACTGCATGGCTTGGCGAGCAGCCGATCGTACGCTGCATGCCCAATACCCCGGCGTTGCTGCGTCAGGGCGTGAGCGGCTTGTACGCCACCGGCGAAGTCAGCGCCGAACAGCGCCAGCAGGCTGAAGAGCTGCTGTCCGCCGTGGGCATCGCCCTGTGGCTGAACGAAGAGCAGCAACTGGACGCGGTCACCGCCGTCTCCGGTTCCGGCCCTGCGTACTTCTTCCTGCTGATCGAAGCCATGACCGCTGCCGGCGTCAAACTCGGCCTGCCGAAGGAAACCGCCGAGCAACTGACCCTGCAAACTGCGCTGGGCGCCGCGCACATGGCGGTTTCCAGCGACGTCGACGCCGCCGAACTACGCCGCCGCGTGACCTCGCCAGCGGGTACCACTGAAGCTGCGATCAAATCGTTCCAGGCCGGCGGCTTCGAAGCCCTGGTGGAAAAAGCACTCGGCGCCGCCGCGCACCGCTCGGCCGAGATGGCCGAACAACTGGGCAAATAA
- a CDS encoding thiazole synthase, whose product MSIVRSDKPFVLAGRTYQSRLLVGTGKYRDMEETRLAIEASGAEIVTFAVRRTNLGQIEGEPNLLEVLSPDRYTFLPNTAGCYDAVEAVRTCRLARELLDGHNLVKLEVLADQKTLFPNVIETLKAAEVLVKEGFDVMVYTSDDPIIARQLAEIGCIAVMPLAGLIGSGLGICNPYNLQIILEEAKIPVLVDAGVGTASDATISMELGCDAVLMNSAIAHAQQPIMMAEAMKHAIVAGRLAYLAGRMPKKLYASASSPLDGLIK is encoded by the coding sequence ATGAGCATCGTTCGTAGCGACAAGCCTTTCGTTCTGGCCGGTCGTACTTACCAGTCGCGTTTGCTGGTCGGTACCGGCAAGTACCGTGACATGGAAGAAACCCGCCTGGCCATCGAAGCCTCGGGTGCCGAGATCGTCACCTTCGCGGTGCGCCGCACCAACCTGGGCCAGATCGAAGGCGAGCCGAACCTGCTCGAAGTGCTGTCGCCGGATCGCTACACCTTCCTGCCGAACACCGCCGGCTGCTACGACGCGGTCGAAGCCGTGCGCACCTGCCGCCTGGCCCGTGAGCTGCTCGATGGCCACAACCTGGTGAAGCTGGAAGTGCTGGCCGACCAGAAAACCCTGTTCCCCAACGTGATCGAAACCCTCAAGGCCGCCGAAGTGCTGGTCAAGGAAGGTTTCGACGTGATGGTTTACACCAGTGATGACCCGATCATCGCCCGGCAACTGGCGGAAATCGGCTGCATCGCGGTGATGCCGCTGGCCGGCCTGATCGGCTCGGGCCTGGGGATCTGCAACCCGTACAACCTGCAGATCATCCTCGAAGAAGCCAAAATTCCGGTGCTGGTGGATGCCGGTGTCGGTACCGCTTCCGATGCCACCATCTCCATGGAGCTGGGCTGTGACGCCGTGCTGATGAACTCGGCCATCGCCCACGCCCAGCAGCCGATCATGATGGCCGAAGCCATGAAACACGCGATCGTCGCGGGCCGCCTGGCCTACCTCGCCGGCCGCATGCCGAAAAAACTCTATGCCAGCGCCTCTTCGCCGCTGGATGGTCTGATCAAGTAA
- the metW gene encoding methionine biosynthesis protein MetW, whose translation MRADLEIIQEWIPAGSRVLDLGCGDGELLTWLRDHKQVTGYGLENDPDNIAECVAKGINVIEQDLDKGLGNFASNSFDVVVMTQALQAVHYPDKILDEMLRVGRQCIITFPNFGHWRCRWYLASKGRMPVSEFLPYTWYNTPNIHFCTFEDFEELCREREAKVIDRLAVDQQHRHGWASKLWPNLLGEIGIYRVSSPGLQDHRIAV comes from the coding sequence ATGAGAGCTGATCTGGAAATCATCCAGGAATGGATCCCCGCCGGCAGCCGCGTGCTCGACCTCGGTTGCGGTGACGGCGAGTTGCTGACCTGGCTGCGCGACCACAAGCAGGTCACCGGTTATGGCCTGGAAAACGACCCGGACAACATCGCCGAGTGCGTGGCCAAGGGCATCAACGTCATCGAACAGGACCTGGACAAGGGCCTGGGCAACTTCGCCAGCAACAGCTTCGACGTGGTCGTGATGACCCAGGCCCTGCAGGCCGTGCACTACCCGGACAAGATCCTCGACGAAATGCTGCGGGTCGGTCGCCAGTGCATCATCACCTTCCCCAACTTCGGCCACTGGCGCTGCCGCTGGTATCTGGCGAGCAAGGGCCGGATGCCGGTGTCCGAGTTCCTGCCGTACACCTGGTACAACACGCCGAACATTCACTTCTGCACCTTCGAAGACTTTGAAGAACTTTGTCGCGAACGTGAGGCGAAGGTCATTGATCGGCTTGCCGTGGATCAACAGCACCGCCACGGGTGGGCCAGTAAGCTATGGCCTAATCTGTTAGGTGAGATCGGTATCTACCGCGTCAGCAGCCCGGGGCTGCAGGATCACAGAATCGCGGTCTGA
- a CDS encoding DUF167 domain-containing protein: MSWFRWDGDDLILECHLQPAARSDDFAGLHGDRLKIRLTAPPVEGKANAYLMGFLAKAFGVSKSQVSLISGELNRQKRMKICSPKKLPDLPGLALP; the protein is encoded by the coding sequence GTGAGCTGGTTCCGTTGGGACGGTGACGACCTGATCCTCGAGTGTCACCTGCAACCGGCAGCCCGCAGCGATGACTTCGCCGGGCTGCACGGCGACCGCCTGAAGATCCGCCTGACCGCGCCGCCGGTCGAGGGCAAGGCCAATGCGTATCTGATGGGGTTTTTGGCCAAGGCTTTTGGGGTTTCCAAGAGTCAGGTGAGTCTGATCAGTGGTGAGTTGAACCGGCAGAAGCGGATGAAGATTTGCTCACCGAAGAAACTCCCGGATTTACCCGGTTTAGCTCTTCCTTGA
- a CDS encoding YggT family protein, whose product MIGLNTAAVYVLQTLGSLYLLIVLLRFVLQLVRANFYNPLCQFVVKATQPLLKPLRRIIPSLFGLDMSSLVLAILVQLALMALTLLLTYGTTGNPLQLFIWSIIGVTALFLKIFFWAMIISIILSWVAPGSHNPGAELVNQICEPALAPFRRLLPSMGGLDLSPIFAFLVLKLIDMLVINNLAAMTMMPEILRLLM is encoded by the coding sequence ATGATTGGATTGAACACCGCAGCGGTCTACGTGCTGCAAACCCTCGGCAGCCTGTACCTGCTGATCGTGCTGCTGCGCTTCGTCCTGCAACTGGTACGGGCGAACTTCTACAACCCGCTGTGCCAGTTCGTGGTCAAGGCTACCCAGCCGCTGCTCAAGCCACTGCGCCGGATCATCCCGAGCCTGTTCGGCCTCGACATGTCCTCGCTGGTGCTGGCAATCCTCGTGCAACTGGCACTGATGGCACTGACCCTGCTGCTGACCTACGGCACCACCGGCAACCCGCTGCAACTGTTCATCTGGTCGATCATCGGCGTGACCGCGCTGTTCCTGAAGATTTTCTTCTGGGCCATGATCATCAGCATCATCCTGTCCTGGGTCGCACCAGGCAGCCACAATCCGGGCGCCGAGCTGGTGAACCAGATATGTGAACCGGCCCTGGCGCCGTTCCGCCGTCTCCTGCCGAGCATGGGCGGTCTGGACCTGTCGCCAATCTTCGCCTTCCTCGTGCTGAAGCTGATCGACATGCTGGTGATCAACAACCTCGCGGCGATGACGATGATGCCGGAAATCCTGCGCCTGTTGATGTGA
- the trmB gene encoding tRNA (guanosine(46)-N7)-methyltransferase TrmB has product MTESNDTPIQTEEGDERQHRRIKSFVMRAGRMTEGQQRGLDQGAPKFVLPLADAPVDYDQVFGRSAPRSLEIGFGMGHSLLEMAAAAPEQDFIGVEVHRPGVGALLNGVLTQGLTNLRVYDCDAIEVLNRCIADNSLDRLMLFFPDPWHKSRHHKRRIVQASFAELVRSKLKVGGILHMATDWEPYAEYMLEVMNVAPGYRNLAEDGKCVPRPAERPITKFERRGERLGHGVWDLKFEKQS; this is encoded by the coding sequence ATGACTGAATCGAACGACACGCCAATCCAGACGGAAGAAGGCGACGAGCGCCAACACCGCCGCATCAAGAGTTTCGTGATGCGCGCCGGGCGCATGACCGAAGGCCAGCAACGCGGCCTGGATCAGGGCGCGCCGAAGTTCGTCCTGCCGCTGGCCGACGCGCCGGTGGATTACGATCAGGTGTTCGGCCGTTCCGCGCCGCGTTCGCTGGAGATCGGTTTCGGCATGGGCCACTCGCTGCTGGAAATGGCAGCCGCTGCGCCGGAACAGGATTTCATCGGTGTCGAGGTTCACCGTCCGGGTGTCGGCGCGCTGCTCAATGGCGTGCTGACTCAGGGCCTGACCAACCTGCGGGTCTACGATTGCGACGCGATCGAAGTACTGAACCGCTGCATCGCCGACAATAGCCTCGATCGCCTGATGCTGTTCTTCCCGGACCCGTGGCACAAGAGCCGTCACCACAAGCGCCGCATCGTCCAGGCGTCCTTCGCTGAGCTGGTGCGCAGCAAGCTGAAAGTCGGCGGCATTCTGCACATGGCCACCGACTGGGAGCCGTATGCCGAATACATGCTGGAAGTGATGAACGTCGCCCCGGGCTACCGCAACCTCGCCGAAGACGGCAAGTGCGTACCACGCCCGGCCGAACGCCCGATCACCAAGTTCGAACGCCGCGGCGAACGTCTTGGGCATGGCGTGTGGGATCTGAAGTTCGAAAAGCAGTCCTAA
- the hemW gene encoding radical SAM family heme chaperone HemW, translated as MTRDSSATPLIVGGAASSPRAPLPTLPPLALYIHIPWCVRKCPYCDFNSHTASPVLPEQEYVDALLADLDQDLHAVYGRELSSIFFGGGTPSLFSAEALGRLLEGVKQRIPFADDIEITLEANPGTFEQEKFVAYRKLGINRLSIGIQSFQQEKLKALGRIHNGDEAVRAAGMARQAGFDNFNLDLMHGLPDQSLDDALSDLRQAIELKPTHISWYQLTLEPNTVFWNQPPVLPEDDTLWDIQEAGQALLAEHGYAQYEVSAYAQPGRPARHNLNYWSFGDFIGIGAGAHGKLSHPDGRIVRTWKTRLPKDYLNPAKSFQAGEKALTNDEMPFEFLMNALRLTAGVESRLYPERTGLPLESLDEHRREAEQSGLLQVEPSRLAATERGQLFLNDLLQKFLS; from the coding sequence ATGACCCGTGATTCTTCTGCGACGCCACTGATCGTCGGTGGCGCCGCCTCTTCGCCTCGGGCGCCGTTGCCGACACTGCCGCCCCTGGCGCTGTACATCCACATCCCGTGGTGTGTGCGCAAATGCCCTTATTGCGACTTCAACTCCCACACCGCCAGTCCCGTGCTGCCGGAGCAGGAATACGTCGATGCGCTGCTGGCCGACCTCGACCAGGATCTGCACGCGGTGTACGGCCGCGAGTTGAGTTCGATCTTCTTTGGCGGCGGTACGCCGAGCCTGTTCAGTGCCGAAGCACTGGGCCGCTTGCTCGAAGGCGTCAAACAACGCATCCCGTTTGCCGATGACATCGAAATCACCCTGGAAGCCAACCCCGGGACTTTCGAGCAAGAGAAGTTCGTCGCCTACCGCAAACTGGGGATCAATCGCCTGTCGATCGGTATCCAGAGCTTCCAGCAGGAAAAGCTCAAGGCCCTCGGCCGCATCCACAACGGCGATGAAGCCGTGCGGGCGGCAGGCATGGCGCGCCAGGCCGGATTCGATAACTTCAACCTCGACCTGATGCACGGCTTGCCGGACCAGTCGCTGGACGATGCCCTGAGCGATCTGCGCCAGGCCATCGAGCTGAAACCGACGCACATTTCCTGGTATCAGCTGACGCTGGAGCCGAACACCGTGTTCTGGAACCAGCCGCCGGTGCTGCCGGAAGACGACACGTTGTGGGACATTCAGGAAGCCGGACAGGCGCTGCTGGCCGAACACGGTTACGCGCAGTACGAGGTTTCCGCTTACGCCCAACCGGGTCGTCCGGCGCGGCATAACCTCAACTACTGGAGTTTCGGCGACTTCATCGGTATCGGCGCCGGCGCCCACGGCAAGCTCAGCCATCCGGACGGGCGCATCGTGCGCACCTGGAAGACCCGACTGCCGAAGGACTACCTCAACCCGGCCAAAAGCTTCCAGGCCGGCGAGAAAGCCCTGACCAATGACGAGATGCCGTTCGAGTTCCTGATGAACGCCCTGCGCCTGACCGCCGGCGTCGAATCACGCCTGTACCCCGAGCGCACCGGCCTGCCGCTGGAAAGCCTCGATGAACACCGGCGCGAGGCCGAACAAAGCGGTCTGTTGCAGGTCGAACCGTCACGTCTGGCGGCCACTGAGCGCGGACAACTCTTTCTCAACGATTTGCTGCAGAAATTTCTGAGCTGA
- a CDS encoding DUF3392 domain-containing protein, translated as MDLILDLLATVSRWSRSNLSEIALALVGCLLVLFGADFKGWVEQRLGSIAGALRVPLMALLCMVGSGAALIYATPWVVKGLSQFNNYSLAPVLLVVLVLIGVVADRR; from the coding sequence ATGGATTTGATACTCGACCTGCTCGCCACTGTCTCCCGCTGGAGCCGCAGCAATCTTTCGGAAATCGCGCTGGCCCTGGTGGGCTGCCTGCTGGTGCTGTTCGGCGCCGACTTCAAGGGCTGGGTCGAGCAACGCCTGGGCAGCATCGCCGGCGCCCTGCGCGTCCCGCTGATGGCCCTGCTGTGCATGGTAGGCAGCGGCGCAGCGTTGATCTACGCCACGCCGTGGGTGGTGAAGGGGCTGAGCCAGTTCAATAACTACAGCCTGGCGCCGGTGCTGTTGGTGGTGCTGGTTTTGATCGGCGTAGTCGCCGACCGCCGCTGA
- a CDS encoding YggS family pyridoxal phosphate-dependent enzyme has protein sequence MSTIADNILHVSSRIQAATQAAGRDENSVQLLAVSKTKPAEALREAYAAGLRDFGENYLQEALGKQLELADLPLIWHFIGPIQSNKTRSIAEHFAWVHSVDRLKIAQRLSEQRPADLPPLNICIQVNVSGEASKSGCTPADLPALAQAIGALPRLKLRGLMAIPEPTEDRAEQDAAFAAVRKLQAGLDLPLDTLSMGMSHDLESAIAQGATWVRIGTALFGARDYSQS, from the coding sequence ATGTCCACGATAGCAGACAACATTCTCCACGTTAGTTCGCGCATCCAGGCAGCGACTCAAGCCGCCGGCCGCGATGAAAACAGCGTCCAGCTGCTGGCCGTTAGCAAGACCAAACCCGCCGAAGCCCTGCGCGAAGCGTACGCCGCCGGCCTGCGCGACTTTGGCGAGAACTATCTGCAGGAAGCTTTGGGCAAACAGCTCGAACTGGCCGACCTGCCCTTGATCTGGCACTTCATCGGCCCCATTCAGTCGAACAAGACCCGCTCGATTGCCGAGCACTTCGCCTGGGTGCACTCCGTGGATCGCCTGAAAATCGCCCAACGCCTGTCCGAGCAACGTCCGGCGGATCTGCCGCCACTGAACATCTGCATTCAGGTCAACGTCAGCGGTGAAGCCAGCAAGTCCGGCTGCACCCCGGCCGACCTGCCGGCCCTGGCTCAGGCCATCGGCGCCCTGCCGCGCTTGAAGTTGCGCGGGCTGATGGCGATTCCCGAGCCTACCGAAGATCGCGCCGAGCAGGATGCTGCATTCGCTGCCGTCCGGAAATTGCAGGCCGGCCTCGATCTGCCGCTCGACACACTTTCCATGGGCATGAGCCACGACCTCGAGTCGGCCATTGCCCAGGGCGCCACCTGGGTCCGTATCGGTACGGCCCTGTTTGGCGCTCGCGACTACTCCCAATCTTGA